One part of the Streptomyces sp. AM 2-1-1 genome encodes these proteins:
- a CDS encoding roadblock/LC7 domain-containing protein, which translates to MSQAAQNLNWLITNFVDNTPGVSHTVVVSADGLLLAMSEGFPRDRADQLAAVASGLTSLTAGASRIFEGGAVSQTVVEMERGFLFLMSVSDGSSLAVLAHPEADIGLVGYEMALLVDRAGTVLTPDLRAELQGSLLH; encoded by the coding sequence ATGAGTCAGGCCGCGCAGAATCTGAACTGGCTGATCACCAACTTCGTGGACAACACCCCCGGGGTGTCGCACACGGTGGTGGTCTCCGCCGACGGACTCCTGCTGGCCATGTCCGAAGGATTCCCGCGCGACCGTGCCGACCAACTGGCCGCGGTCGCCTCCGGGCTCACCTCGCTGACCGCCGGTGCCTCCCGGATCTTCGAGGGCGGCGCCGTCAGCCAGACGGTGGTGGAGATGGAGCGCGGCTTCCTGTTCCTGATGTCGGTCTCGGACGGTTCGTCGCTGGCCGTTCTCGCCCACCCGGAGGCCGACATCGGCCTCGTGGGTTATGAAATGGCTCTGCTCGTCGACCGTGCCGGCACCGTCCTCACGCCCGACCTGCGCGCCGAGCTCCAGGGCAGTCTGCTCCACTAG
- a CDS encoding DUF742 domain-containing protein, giving the protein MTPPPASPDPYGALHHASYDGEGDQPLVRPYAMTGGRTRPRYQLAIEALVSTTADPAHLGTLLPEHQRICHLCREVKSVAEVSALLSMPLGVARILVADLAEAGMVAIHQPGNGEAGGTPDVTLLERVLSGLRKL; this is encoded by the coding sequence ATGACCCCGCCACCCGCCTCACCCGATCCGTACGGCGCCCTGCACCACGCGTCGTACGACGGGGAGGGCGACCAGCCGCTGGTCCGTCCGTACGCCATGACCGGCGGACGGACGCGGCCGCGTTACCAGCTCGCCATCGAGGCGTTGGTCAGTACGACGGCCGACCCCGCGCACCTGGGAACGCTGCTGCCCGAGCATCAGCGGATCTGCCACCTCTGCCGCGAGGTCAAGTCGGTGGCCGAGGTTTCGGCTCTGCTGTCCATGCCGCTCGGTGTGGCCCGGATCCTGGTCGCGGACCTGGCGGAAGCCGGCATGGTGGCCATCCACCAGCCGGGCAATGGAGAGGCCGGCGGCACGCCGGATGTGACACTGCTCGAAAGGGTGCTCAGTGGACTTCGCAAGCTCTAG
- a CDS encoding ATP/GTP-binding protein, protein MDFASSSGGTTRSTTSAKIVVAGGFGVGKTTFVGAVSEINPLRTEAVMTSASAGIDDLTHTGDKTTTTVAMDFGRITLDQDLILYLFGTPGQDRFWFMWDDLVRGAIGAVVLVDTRRLADCFPAVDYFENSGLPFVIALNGFDGHQPYTPDEVREALQIGPDAPILTTDARHRADAKSALITLVEHALMARLK, encoded by the coding sequence GTGGACTTCGCAAGCTCTAGCGGCGGGACGACCCGCTCCACCACGTCGGCGAAGATCGTGGTGGCAGGGGGCTTCGGCGTGGGTAAGACCACGTTTGTCGGTGCCGTTTCGGAGATCAACCCGCTGCGCACCGAAGCCGTGATGACGTCCGCCTCGGCGGGCATCGACGACCTGACCCACACCGGGGACAAGACCACCACCACAGTGGCCATGGACTTCGGACGCATCACCCTGGACCAGGACCTGATCCTCTACCTGTTCGGAACCCCCGGGCAGGACCGTTTCTGGTTCATGTGGGACGACCTGGTACGCGGCGCCATCGGCGCCGTCGTCCTCGTCGACACCCGCCGCCTCGCCGACTGCTTCCCCGCCGTCGACTACTTCGAGAACAGCGGCCTCCCCTTCGTCATCGCCCTCAACGGCTTCGACGGACACCAGCCGTACACCCCCGACGAAGTACGCGAAGCACTCCAGATCGGACCGGACGCCCCGATCCTCACCACCGACGCCCGGCACCGCGCGGACGCCAAGAGCGCCCTCATCACCCTCGTCGAACACGCCCTCATGGCCCGTCTGAAGTAG
- a CDS encoding nitrate- and nitrite sensing domain-containing protein, translated as MRRSNEGSPTQPERGNFTPPRTVGSPGERTDRAEAAADGSPVGSTSKLSPRNWRVATRLNAILLIPALVGLTMGGFQVKGSIDTWNEAQDAEKTALVVRAASVYGQALLNERDLTAQPLLSKETNASVVAETRAATDKAATQFTDSVARMPQKAGLLRRLKLFKAEEPKLEALRKSAYATAMDPVKTEEAYTQIQHSLMEFANELGLGTGNVTSYGRTVYALELSQGAASLQRSIGLHLLVRPSGNDKKFNDQVKAFGSYNYLEQIALGEFNSGGTQASINRLKDVMAGKAAEGAEQLKAAKEQAEALGKPFVAPPSVDGSVFDGMAAAIGQGLSPSELKAKGITPETWSAASTAKFQGYATVTDELVDKAVEEAAQISSDAKTDAIVNASIVVVALLAAFVVAGFMARQMSRAMRRLRNAAFGVAEQRLPSLVDQLSRTEPGRVDTRVEPIPINTSDEIGEVARAFDQVHREAVRLASEQAMLRGNVNAIFTNLSRRNQSLIEGQLTLITGLENNEADPDQLESLFKLDHLATRMRRNGENLLVLAGEEPGRRWNQPVPLVDVLRAASSEVESYERIELTGVPDTEIHGQAVTDLVHLLAELLENATVFSSPQTKVRVTATRLPDGRVMIEIHDKGIGLTAEDFADINHKLANPPTVDATVSQRMGLFVVGRLSDRHGVRVQLRPSGEQAGTTSLVMLPDAITHGGGGGSATEPADFTVSSIIPEQEQPSFAPAPQLSGMRTAADLGFDDSRYESDPSALDPVGRSLMREERRAALEAAHTGGEEQPQFEQNGYPGTGYEPQQAPYGQNDYAPGGFEQPQQGAFEPQGSYEQGSFEPSPQGFEQTGHQVAYDPYASGATYATDAQQPAANGYTEAAYAAPDAQQPSYGDGFTPLGDQHQQVGWPDQSGFQGGYATPVQEEAESAPAAPEETSERVGFDHSGPTANAGHEMTDAGLPRRGGQQHRPSSGAANDAPAAAAPPRRQDAPAAADPQDGEPQDGQGPDDWRSTNDERWVRAEKLRDPKAGGITPSGLPRRVPKANLVEGTAEQTQQGGPQISRAPEDIRGRLSNLRRGIQQGRKQGSDSSGNTYNQER; from the coding sequence GTGAGGCGAAGCAACGAAGGCTCCCCGACGCAGCCTGAGCGGGGCAACTTCACGCCGCCGCGCACTGTGGGATCCCCCGGGGAGCGCACCGACCGTGCGGAGGCGGCCGCCGACGGATCGCCCGTCGGCAGTACGAGCAAGCTGTCTCCCCGCAACTGGCGGGTGGCGACGCGGCTGAACGCGATCCTCCTGATCCCCGCACTGGTGGGCCTCACCATGGGCGGGTTCCAGGTGAAGGGGTCGATCGACACCTGGAACGAGGCCCAGGACGCGGAGAAGACCGCGCTCGTGGTGCGTGCCGCCTCGGTGTACGGGCAGGCGCTGCTGAACGAGCGCGACCTCACCGCTCAGCCCCTCCTGTCGAAGGAGACGAACGCCTCCGTCGTCGCGGAGACCCGTGCCGCCACCGACAAGGCGGCGACACAGTTCACCGACTCCGTCGCCCGGATGCCCCAGAAGGCGGGCCTGCTGCGCCGTCTGAAGCTCTTCAAGGCCGAGGAGCCGAAGCTGGAGGCGCTGCGCAAGAGCGCGTACGCCACGGCGATGGACCCGGTGAAGACCGAAGAGGCGTACACCCAGATCCAGCACTCGCTGATGGAGTTCGCCAACGAGCTCGGCCTCGGCACCGGCAACGTCACCAGCTACGGCCGGACCGTCTACGCGCTGGAGCTCTCGCAGGGAGCGGCCTCGCTCCAGCGGTCGATCGGACTGCACCTGCTGGTGCGCCCGAGCGGGAACGACAAGAAGTTCAACGACCAGGTGAAGGCCTTCGGGTCGTACAACTACCTGGAGCAGATAGCGCTCGGTGAGTTCAACTCCGGCGGCACCCAGGCGAGCATCAACCGCCTCAAGGACGTCATGGCGGGCAAGGCCGCCGAGGGCGCGGAGCAGCTGAAGGCCGCCAAGGAGCAGGCCGAGGCGCTGGGCAAGCCGTTCGTGGCCCCGCCCAGTGTCGACGGCTCCGTCTTCGACGGAATGGCAGCGGCGATCGGCCAGGGCCTCTCCCCGTCCGAACTGAAGGCGAAGGGGATCACCCCGGAGACCTGGAGCGCGGCGTCGACCGCGAAGTTCCAGGGGTACGCCACCGTCACCGACGAGCTCGTGGACAAGGCGGTGGAGGAGGCCGCGCAGATCTCCTCCGATGCCAAGACCGACGCCATCGTGAACGCCTCGATCGTCGTCGTCGCGCTGCTCGCCGCCTTCGTCGTGGCCGGGTTCATGGCCCGCCAGATGAGCCGGGCGATGCGCCGGCTGCGCAACGCCGCCTTCGGCGTCGCCGAGCAGCGGCTGCCGTCGCTGGTCGACCAGTTGTCGCGGACCGAGCCGGGCCGGGTCGACACCCGGGTCGAGCCCATACCGATCAACACGAGCGACGAGATCGGCGAGGTCGCCCGCGCCTTCGACCAAGTGCACCGCGAGGCCGTCCGGCTCGCCTCCGAGCAGGCGATGCTGCGGGGGAACGTCAACGCGATCTTCACCAACCTCTCGCGCCGCAACCAGTCGCTCATCGAGGGCCAGCTGACCCTCATCACCGGCCTGGAAAACAACGAGGCCGACCCGGACCAGCTGGAGAGCCTCTTCAAGCTGGACCACCTGGCCACCCGTATGCGCCGCAACGGCGAGAACCTCCTGGTCCTCGCGGGCGAGGAGCCGGGCCGGCGCTGGAACCAGCCGGTGCCGCTGGTGGACGTGCTGCGCGCCGCCTCCTCCGAGGTGGAGTCGTACGAGCGCATCGAGCTGACCGGCGTCCCGGACACCGAGATCCACGGTCAGGCCGTGACCGACCTCGTGCACCTGCTGGCGGAGCTGCTGGAGAACGCCACGGTGTTCTCGTCGCCGCAGACCAAGGTCCGTGTCACCGCGACCCGGCTGCCGGACGGCCGCGTGATGATCGAGATCCACGACAAGGGGATCGGCCTCACCGCCGAGGACTTCGCCGACATCAACCACAAGCTCGCCAACCCGCCGACGGTGGACGCCACGGTCTCGCAGCGGATGGGGCTGTTCGTGGTCGGCCGGCTCTCCGACCGCCACGGCGTCCGGGTCCAGCTGCGTCCCTCCGGTGAGCAGGCGGGCACGACCTCCCTGGTCATGCTGCCCGACGCGATCACCCACGGGGGCGGTGGCGGATCGGCCACCGAACCGGCCGACTTCACCGTCTCCTCGATCATCCCGGAGCAGGAGCAGCCGTCCTTCGCTCCGGCTCCGCAGCTCTCGGGGATGCGTACGGCCGCCGATCTGGGCTTCGACGACTCGCGCTACGAGAGTGACCCGTCGGCGCTCGACCCGGTGGGCCGCTCGCTGATGCGCGAGGAGCGCCGGGCTGCCCTGGAGGCCGCCCACACCGGCGGCGAGGAGCAGCCGCAGTTCGAGCAGAACGGCTACCCCGGGACCGGGTACGAGCCGCAGCAGGCGCCGTACGGCCAGAACGACTACGCCCCGGGTGGGTTCGAGCAGCCGCAGCAGGGCGCCTTCGAGCCGCAGGGGTCGTACGAGCAGGGGTCCTTCGAGCCGTCCCCCCAGGGTTTCGAGCAGACCGGCCACCAGGTGGCGTACGACCCGTACGCCTCCGGCGCCACCTACGCGACGGACGCCCAGCAGCCTGCGGCCAACGGCTATACGGAAGCGGCGTACGCGGCTCCGGATGCACAACAGCCTTCGTACGGTGACGGGTTCACGCCCCTCGGTGACCAGCACCAGCAGGTCGGATGGCCGGATCAGTCCGGTTTCCAGGGCGGTTACGCGACCCCCGTCCAGGAAGAAGCGGAATCCGCTCCCGCAGCCCCCGAGGAGACTTCCGAGCGCGTAGGCTTCGATCATTCGGGCCCCACCGCGAACGCCGGTCACGAGATGACCGATGCGGGGCTTCCGCGCCGGGGCGGGCAGCAGCACCGTCCGTCCTCCGGGGCGGCGAACGACGCTCCCGCAGCGGCCGCTCCACCCCGGCGGCAGGACGCCCCGGCGGCCGCCGACCCCCAGGACGGCGAGCCGCAGGACGGCCAGGGTCCGGACGACTGGCGCTCGACCAACGACGAGCGCTGGGTCCGGGCCGAGAAGCTCCGGGACCCGAAGGCCGGCGGAATAACCCCCTCGGGGCTTCCCCGGCGGGTGCCCAAGGCCAATCTGGTCGAGGGCACCGCGGAGCAGACCCAGCAGGGCGGCCCCCAGATCTCCCGTGCCCCCGAGGACATCCGCGGCAGGTTGAGCAACCTGCGGCGCGGCATCCAGCAGGGACGCAAGCAGGGGTCGGACAGCAGTGGTAACACCTACAACCAGGAGCGTTAG
- a CDS encoding roadblock/LC7 domain-containing protein, producing MSQAAQNLNWLITSFVDSTPGVSHTVVVSADGLLLAMSEGFPRDRADQLAAVASGLTSLTAGASRIFEGGAVNQTVVEMERGFLFIMSISDGSSLAVLAHPDADIGLVGYEMALLVDRAGGVLTPDLRAELQGSLLN from the coding sequence ATGAGCCAGGCGGCGCAGAATCTCAACTGGTTGATCACCAGCTTCGTGGACAGCACCCCCGGGGTGTCGCACACGGTGGTGGTCTCCGCCGACGGACTCCTGCTGGCCATGTCCGAGGGATTCCCGCGGGACCGTGCCGACCAGCTGGCGGCCGTCGCCTCCGGTCTGACGTCGCTGACCGCGGGTGCTTCCCGGATATTCGAGGGCGGCGCCGTCAACCAGACCGTTGTGGAGATGGAGCGGGGGTTTCTCTTCATCATGTCGATCTCGGACGGATCCTCGCTGGCCGTCCTCGCCCACCCGGACGCCGACATCGGTCTGGTTGGGTACGAAATGGCACTTCTGGTGGACCGCGCCGGCGGTGTTCTGACGCCGGATCTGCGCGCCGAACTCCAGGGAAGTCTTCTCAACTAG
- a CDS encoding DUF742 domain-containing protein: MAAPTGGHPYDGSQRVPDERGDDRFTFPSASAGEGGQQGHDPYFPPRRAAQPHPRGADWPQQPGPGWSQRRDTEWQPRQEPPQRYEAPAPRIQPVAQRPPGPAQPAPAAHNPLVRPYAMTGGRTRPRYQLAIEALVSTTADPSQLQGQLPEHQRICRLCLEIKSVAEISALLSIPLGVARILVADLAEAGLVAIHQPGGDETAGGQPDVTLLERVLSGLRKL, from the coding sequence GTGGCAGCACCCACAGGCGGACACCCGTACGACGGCAGTCAGCGGGTTCCGGACGAGCGCGGGGACGACCGCTTCACCTTCCCCTCCGCCTCGGCCGGCGAGGGCGGGCAGCAGGGTCACGACCCGTACTTCCCGCCCCGGCGGGCCGCGCAGCCGCATCCGCGCGGAGCCGACTGGCCTCAGCAGCCGGGGCCCGGGTGGTCCCAGCGGCGGGACACCGAGTGGCAGCCCCGCCAGGAGCCGCCGCAGCGGTACGAGGCCCCGGCGCCCCGGATCCAACCGGTGGCGCAGCGGCCTCCGGGGCCCGCGCAGCCCGCGCCCGCCGCGCACAACCCGTTGGTCCGTCCGTACGCCATGACCGGCGGACGGACGCGGCCGCGTTACCAGCTCGCCATCGAGGCGCTGGTCAGTACGACGGCCGATCCGTCCCAGCTGCAAGGGCAGTTGCCCGAGCACCAGCGGATCTGCCGGCTCTGCCTGGAGATCAAGTCGGTGGCCGAGATCTCGGCCCTTCTCTCGATCCCGCTCGGCGTTGCCCGGATCCTCGTCGCCGACCTGGCCGAGGCCGGACTCGTCGCTATCCATCAGCCCGGCGGCGACGAGACCGCCGGCGGCCAGCCAGATGTGACACTGCTCGAAAGGGTGCTCAGTGGACTTCGCAAGCTCTAG
- a CDS encoding ATP/GTP-binding protein, with translation MDFASSSGGAARSTTSAKIVVAGGFGVGKTTFVGAVSEINPLRTEAVMTSASAGIDDLTHTGDKTTTTVAMDFGRITLDQDLILYLFGTPGQDRFWFMWDDLVRGAIGAVVLVDTRRLADCFPAVDYFENSGLPFVIALNGFDGHQPYTPDEVREALQIGPDTPILTTDARHRSDAKSALITLVEHALMARLR, from the coding sequence GTGGACTTCGCAAGCTCTAGCGGCGGAGCGGCCCGCTCCACCACCTCGGCGAAGATCGTGGTGGCAGGGGGCTTCGGCGTGGGTAAGACCACGTTTGTCGGTGCCGTTTCGGAGATCAACCCGCTGCGCACCGAAGCCGTGATGACGTCCGCCTCGGCGGGCATCGACGACCTGACCCACACCGGGGACAAGACCACCACCACGGTGGCCATGGACTTCGGACGCATCACCCTGGACCAGGACCTGATCCTCTACCTGTTCGGAACCCCCGGGCAGGACCGTTTCTGGTTCATGTGGGACGACCTGGTACGCGGCGCCATCGGCGCCGTCGTCCTCGTCGACACCCGCCGCCTCGCCGACTGCTTCCCCGCCGTCGACTACTTCGAGAACAGCGGCCTCCCCTTCGTCATCGCCCTCAACGGCTTCGACGGACACCAGCCGTACACCCCCGACGAAGTACGCGAAGCACTCCAGATCGGGCCCGACACCCCGATCCTCACCACCGACGCCCGCCACCGCTCGGACGCCAAGAGCGCCCTCATCACCCTCGTCGAACACGCCCTCATGGCCCGTCTGCGCTAG
- a CDS encoding acyl-CoA carboxylase subunit epsilon, with protein sequence MSVTSAESVLRVEKGHAAPEELAAITAVLLARAAGRPGPVSRRREMAGWRRLERTPGFRAPHSWQG encoded by the coding sequence ATGAGCGTCACTTCAGCCGAGTCCGTGCTGCGCGTCGAGAAGGGCCACGCCGCCCCCGAGGAGCTCGCGGCCATCACCGCCGTGCTGCTCGCCCGTGCGGCGGGCCGGCCCGGTCCCGTCTCCCGGCGCCGGGAGATGGCCGGATGGCGCCGCCTTGAGCGCACCCCCGGCTTCCGTGCGCCGCACAGCTGGCAGGGCTGA
- a CDS encoding acyl-CoA carboxylase subunit beta encodes MTVVDEIPGEPSDTRGRVAELLTLREQARRGPSDRATEAQHAKGKLTARERIELLLDAGSFREVEQLRRHRATGFGLESKKPYTDGVITGWGTVDGRTVFVYAHDFRIFGGALGEAHATKIHKIMDMAISAGAPLVSLNDGAGARIQEGVSALAGYGGIFQRNTRASGVIPQISVMLGPCAGGAAYSPALTDFVFMVRETSQMFITGPDVVKAVTGEEITQNGLGGADVHAETSGVAHFAYDDEETCIAEVRYLIGMLPSNNRENPPAVASDDPADRRSDVLLDLVPADGNRPYDMHKVIEELVDEGDYLEIHERWARNIICALARLDGQVVGIVANQPQSLAGVLDIEASEKAARFVQMCDAFNIPIITLLDVPGFLPGVDQEHGGIIRHGAKLLYAYCNATVPRISLILRKAYGGAYIVMDSQSIGADLTYAWPTNEIAVMGAEGAANVIFRRQIAEAEDPEAMRTRMVKEYKAELMHPYYAAERGLVDDVIDPAETREVLIASLAMLRNKHADLPSRKHGNPPQ; translated from the coding sequence ATGACCGTTGTGGACGAAATCCCGGGTGAGCCGAGCGACACGCGTGGCCGGGTGGCCGAACTGCTGACCCTGCGCGAGCAGGCGCGGCGGGGTCCGAGCGACCGGGCCACCGAGGCGCAGCACGCCAAGGGCAAGCTGACCGCCCGCGAGCGCATCGAACTCCTGCTGGACGCCGGTTCGTTCAGGGAGGTCGAGCAGCTCAGGCGGCACCGGGCCACCGGCTTCGGTCTGGAGTCGAAGAAGCCCTACACCGACGGTGTGATTACCGGCTGGGGCACCGTCGACGGCCGGACGGTCTTCGTCTACGCCCACGACTTCCGCATCTTCGGCGGGGCGCTGGGCGAGGCGCACGCCACCAAGATCCACAAGATCATGGACATGGCCATCTCGGCCGGAGCTCCGCTGGTCTCACTGAACGACGGCGCCGGTGCCCGCATCCAGGAGGGCGTGAGCGCGCTCGCCGGCTACGGCGGCATCTTCCAGCGCAACACCCGGGCGTCCGGTGTCATCCCGCAGATCAGCGTGATGCTCGGCCCGTGCGCGGGCGGCGCGGCGTACAGCCCCGCCCTCACCGACTTCGTCTTCATGGTCCGCGAGACCTCGCAGATGTTCATCACCGGCCCGGACGTCGTCAAGGCGGTCACCGGCGAGGAGATCACCCAGAACGGCCTCGGCGGCGCCGACGTGCACGCCGAGACCTCGGGCGTCGCGCACTTCGCGTACGACGACGAGGAGACCTGCATCGCCGAGGTCCGCTACCTCATCGGGATGCTCCCCTCGAACAACCGGGAGAACCCTCCGGCGGTGGCGAGCGACGACCCCGCGGACCGGCGGAGCGACGTCCTGCTGGACCTGGTGCCCGCCGACGGGAACCGCCCGTACGACATGCACAAGGTCATCGAGGAGCTCGTCGACGAGGGCGACTACCTGGAGATCCACGAGCGCTGGGCCCGCAACATCATCTGCGCCCTCGCCCGTCTGGACGGCCAGGTCGTCGGCATCGTCGCCAACCAGCCGCAGTCCCTGGCCGGTGTCCTGGACATCGAGGCGTCCGAGAAGGCCGCCCGCTTCGTCCAGATGTGCGACGCTTTCAACATCCCGATCATCACTCTTCTGGACGTACCCGGCTTCCTCCCGGGCGTGGATCAGGAGCACGGTGGGATCATCCGGCACGGCGCCAAGCTGCTCTACGCGTACTGCAACGCCACCGTGCCGAGGATCTCCCTGATCCTGCGCAAGGCGTACGGCGGTGCGTACATCGTCATGGACAGCCAGTCCATCGGTGCCGACCTGACCTACGCCTGGCCGACCAACGAGATCGCGGTCATGGGAGCCGAAGGTGCCGCCAACGTCATCTTCCGGCGCCAGATCGCCGAGGCCGAGGACCCCGAGGCCATGCGGACCCGCATGGTCAAGGAGTACAAGGCCGAGCTGATGCACCCGTACTACGCCGCGGAGCGCGGTCTGGTCGACGACGTCATCGACCCGGCCGAGACCCGCGAGGTGCTGATCGCCTCGCTCGCGATGCTCCGGAACAAGCACGCCGACCTGCCGTCCCGCAAACACGGCAACCCCCCGCAGTAG
- a CDS encoding glycoside hydrolase family 64 protein: MISRRTFFAGAAASAAALSYPVWGSALSPRASAAAATCELALVNRSLPGTVRAYVTGHEQGTDRWVLLRADGSLYRPDSPAAARTPLPVDCSIPLNAAGGAPVVLTLPQMYGARVYFVRDDTLDFYLDPGPSLVEPAFATSADPNYGRTWSFCEFTFNPQQLYANISYVDLVTALPIGLTLEGDGTHTVAPLPDGAVQRIADGLIAQAAADGQPWDELVTRDADGRVLRVVSPQNLMAPYFDRPDRMPFRDLFTAQIDQVWETYRSTDLRIDLQGGRGVRTGRVSGDTLVFEGGHTFTKPVSKDVFTCNHGPFTNDPADSDDKKALLARLAAGFNRSIMLGHPDQPNGTSAADYYQGPVTNHWSRIVHANSPIGYAFPYDDVRPDGRPDVSGAADDGNPRRFTVSVGS; encoded by the coding sequence GTGATCTCTCGTCGCACGTTCTTCGCCGGCGCCGCCGCTTCGGCAGCCGCCCTCAGCTATCCCGTCTGGGGGAGTGCCCTCTCGCCGCGCGCCTCGGCCGCCGCCGCGACGTGCGAGCTGGCGCTGGTGAACCGCTCGCTGCCGGGCACGGTGCGCGCCTACGTCACCGGACACGAGCAGGGCACCGACCGCTGGGTGCTGCTCCGCGCGGACGGCAGCCTCTACCGGCCGGACTCCCCCGCCGCCGCGCGGACTCCGCTGCCGGTCGACTGCTCGATCCCGCTGAACGCGGCGGGCGGCGCGCCCGTCGTCCTGACGCTCCCGCAGATGTACGGCGCCCGGGTCTACTTCGTACGGGACGACACCCTCGACTTCTACCTCGACCCGGGGCCGTCCCTGGTGGAGCCGGCCTTCGCCACCTCGGCGGACCCGAACTACGGGCGCACCTGGTCCTTCTGCGAGTTCACCTTCAACCCGCAGCAGCTGTACGCGAACATCAGCTACGTCGACCTCGTCACGGCGCTTCCGATCGGGCTCACGCTGGAGGGGGACGGCACGCACACCGTCGCTCCGCTGCCGGACGGCGCGGTGCAGCGGATCGCGGACGGCCTGATCGCGCAGGCGGCGGCCGACGGACAGCCGTGGGACGAGCTGGTCACCCGGGACGCGGACGGCCGGGTGCTGCGGGTGGTCTCGCCGCAGAACCTCATGGCTCCGTACTTCGACCGTCCCGACCGGATGCCCTTCCGGGACCTGTTCACCGCGCAGATCGACCAGGTCTGGGAGACCTACCGCTCCACCGACCTGCGGATCGACCTCCAGGGCGGCCGGGGCGTGCGGACCGGCCGGGTCAGCGGGGACACCCTCGTCTTCGAGGGCGGCCATACGTTCACCAAGCCGGTCTCCAAGGACGTCTTCACCTGCAACCACGGGCCCTTCACCAACGACCCGGCCGACTCCGACGACAAGAAGGCCCTGCTGGCGCGGCTGGCGGCCGGGTTCAACCGGTCGATCATGCTCGGCCACCCGGACCAGCCGAACGGCACGAGCGCCGCGGACTACTACCAGGGGCCGGTGACCAACCACTGGTCCCGCATCGTGCACGCCAACAGCCCGATCGGTTACGCCTTCCCCTACGACGACGTGCGCCCCGACGGCCGGCCGGACGTCTCGGGCGCCGCCGACGACGGCAACCCGCGGCGCTTCACCGTGAGCGTCGGTTCCTGA